In the Ruminococcus sp. OA3 genome, one interval contains:
- a CDS encoding cell wall hydrolase yields MKQHHLRKGKQILAAVLICCMAFLMVPEQTFGAQNGDQNSEVTAEPEVPVTEEAEDPDMTEEPDVTEEPPASEEPEVTEEPEVTEEPEVTAEPDLTGEPEATVTPESQETEPEDLMTARVKAGWVTEANGDLRYRFSNGSYSSPGWEKIGKYWYYFDSRGRLETGWITIPSGTYYLTETGAAGVRGAMKTGWQMIDGSTYYFRESGSAEGAVTTGWQTLNNRVFYFQKNNTGGHVGKLKTGWQEIDGRRYYFQMGGGLGDRGKLYTGWRTLGENTYYFQMGGNTGAKGQMYTGWRTMNNRVYYFQKGNSDGNIGKLYTGRRTMNGKIYYFQIGGEAGDRGMMYTGWRTLGENTYYFQMGGKEGEKGQMYTGWRTMNNRVYYFQMGNSDGNIGKLNTGWRLMNGKRYYFQIGGGAGDRGMLYTGWRTLGGNIYYFQMGGNTGAKGQMYTGWRTMNGRVYYFQKGNADGNIGKMYTGWRTIDGNKYFFERTGAYGVKGMRYSGGYKTIDGKKYYFDSDGIYRDIAGKDYVYATDPLNNKTYKVEPQFYLDPQIGNGSDQVTQMEFLAAVLYTEAGNQGLEGQIMVALTIYNRMLSSSFPSSMNFVVYANQQFEVARNGSLTDLLEGIRDNDSEALGKINNYTSMKAAKQATTIYNNYKNGITKKRIVPGVDEFENKDFDCLFFMTHTSFEKLNLDEKACGAFKYKGHTFFREWKYK; encoded by the coding sequence ATGAAACAGCATCATTTAAGAAAAGGAAAACAAATACTGGCGGCAGTACTGATCTGCTGCATGGCATTTTTGATGGTTCCCGAGCAGACGTTCGGCGCACAAAATGGTGATCAGAATTCTGAGGTGACAGCAGAACCTGAGGTGCCTGTCACAGAAGAAGCGGAAGATCCGGATATGACAGAAGAACCAGATGTTACGGAGGAGCCTCCGGCCTCTGAAGAACCAGAAGTAACGGAAGAACCAGAAGTGACGGAAGAACCTGAAGTGACAGCAGAACCTGACCTCACAGGAGAGCCGGAAGCCACCGTGACGCCGGAAAGCCAGGAGACGGAGCCGGAAGATCTAATGACCGCACGGGTGAAAGCCGGATGGGTTACAGAGGCGAATGGTGATCTCAGATATCGGTTTTCTAATGGAAGTTACTCATCTCCGGGATGGGAGAAAATCGGTAAATACTGGTACTACTTTGATTCCAGGGGCAGGCTTGAAACGGGCTGGATCACGATCCCAAGCGGCACCTATTATCTGACGGAGACAGGGGCCGCAGGCGTCAGGGGCGCAATGAAGACCGGCTGGCAGATGATTGACGGCAGTACATATTATTTCAGGGAGTCAGGCTCGGCAGAAGGCGCGGTGACGACCGGCTGGCAGACATTGAATAACCGGGTCTTTTATTTCCAGAAAAATAATACGGGCGGTCATGTTGGCAAACTAAAGACCGGCTGGCAGGAAATTGACGGCAGGAGGTATTATTTCCAGATGGGCGGCGGTCTTGGAGACCGTGGAAAGCTGTATACCGGCTGGCGGACGCTCGGTGAAAATACATATTATTTTCAGATGGGAGGGAATACAGGGGCGAAAGGCCAGATGTACACCGGCTGGCGGACGATGAATAACAGAGTCTATTATTTCCAGAAGGGAAACAGTGATGGAAATATCGGAAAACTGTATACGGGCCGCAGGACAATGAACGGTAAAATCTACTATTTCCAGATCGGTGGAGAAGCCGGAGACCGCGGAATGATGTACACCGGCTGGCGGACCCTCGGGGAAAATACATACTATTTCCAGATGGGTGGTAAAGAAGGAGAAAAGGGCCAGATGTATACCGGCTGGCGAACCATGAACAACAGAGTCTATTACTTCCAGATGGGGAACAGTGACGGAAATATCGGAAAACTGAATACTGGCTGGAGGCTGATGAACGGCAAAAGATATTATTTTCAGATCGGCGGAGGAGCCGGAGACCGGGGAATGCTGTACACCGGCTGGCGGACCCTCGGCGGAAATATCTACTATTTCCAGATGGGTGGAAATACAGGGGCGAAAGGCCAGATGTATACCGGCTGGAGGACAATGAACGGCAGAGTCTACTACTTCCAGAAGGGAAACGCCGACGGGAATATCGGCAAAATGTATACCGGCTGGCGTACAATAGACGGAAACAAGTACTTCTTTGAACGCACCGGCGCGTACGGTGTGAAAGGAATGAGATACTCCGGCGGCTACAAGACAATCGACGGCAAAAAATATTATTTTGACAGCGATGGCATCTATCGGGACATCGCCGGCAAAGATTACGTCTATGCCACGGATCCGCTCAATAATAAGACATATAAAGTGGAACCGCAGTTCTATCTGGACCCGCAGATCGGAAATGGTTCTGATCAGGTGACACAGATGGAATTCCTGGCAGCTGTTCTGTATACAGAAGCCGGGAATCAGGGACTGGAAGGCCAGATCATGGTGGCGCTCACCATCTACAACCGGATGTTGAGCAGCTCATTCCCGTCGAGCATGAATTTTGTCGTGTATGCCAATCAGCAGTTTGAAGTGGCCAGAAACGGCAGCCTGACGGATCTTCTGGAAGGGATTCGCGATAATGACAGTGAGGCACTGGGGAAAATCAACAATTACACCAGCATGAAAGCGGCAAAACAGGCGACGACGATTTACAATAACTACAAGAATGGGATAACTAAAAAACGTATCGTTCCGGGAGTTGACGAATTTGAGAATAAAGACTTCGACTGTCTGTTCTTTATGACCCATACATCGTTTGAAAAATTAAATCTGGACGAGAAGGCCTGTGGCGCCTTCAAATATAAGGGACATACATTTTTCAGAGAGTGGAAATACAAATAA
- a CDS encoding glucosaminidase domain-containing protein, whose translation MKQHHMRKGKRLLATALICCMAFLMVPGQTFGEDLNSKTGEEAEGQTITGEPEITGEPTVSEEPETTEEPEVTEEPDITGETEITESPEIQPEGSEISREPEDLMMAKVKAGWVTAADGRIWYQNPDGSYPSNGWKLIDSKWYYFDAAGWMKTGWITIKSGTYYLTETGASGIKGAMKTGWQTLNNRVYYFQKGNADGNMGKLYTGWRLMNGRKYYFQIGGGPSERGMMYTGWRNLNGNTYYFQMGGNEGEKGRMYTGWRTMNNRVYYFQKGNADGNMGKLYTGWRLMNGKKYYFQIGGGPSERGMMYTGWRTLGENTYYFQMGGNAGEKGQMYSGWRHIAGQEYLFNAEGVLQSRKMTDAEFVAYIGPIAHKDMQKTGILASVTTAQAILESGYGSTELAMQANNLFGMKASLSGNTWSSDWKGTTYNKKTIEYDKDGNIYTEVAIFRKYGTHAASVKDHSDYLAGAKNGSRLRYQGVVGNKNYKKTIELIKKGGYATDPKYVDKLCDIIERWNLTQYD comes from the coding sequence ATGAAACAGCATCATATGAGAAAAGGAAAACGATTACTGGCGACAGCACTGATCTGCTGCATGGCATTTTTGATGGTTCCCGGGCAGACATTCGGGGAGGATCTGAATTCTAAGACAGGGGAAGAAGCAGAAGGGCAAACTATAACAGGGGAACCAGAAATCACCGGAGAACCAACGGTCTCAGAAGAGCCGGAAACAACGGAAGAACCTGAGGTGACGGAAGAACCGGACATAACGGGAGAGACAGAGATCACAGAGTCACCGGAAATCCAGCCGGAAGGGTCAGAGATCTCCCGGGAGCCGGAAGATCTGATGATGGCTAAAGTGAAAGCCGGATGGGTAACAGCAGCAGACGGACGAATCTGGTACCAGAATCCAGACGGAAGCTATCCATCCAACGGGTGGAAGCTGATTGATTCTAAATGGTATTATTTTGATGCGGCAGGCTGGATGAAAACAGGCTGGATCACGATCAAAAGCGGTACATATTATCTGACGGAGACGGGAGCTTCGGGTATCAAAGGGGCGATGAAGACCGGCTGGCAGACCTTGAACAATCGTGTCTATTATTTCCAGAAGGGAAATGCGGATGGAAATATGGGCAAGCTGTATACCGGCTGGCGGCTGATGAATGGCAGGAAATACTATTTTCAGATCGGCGGAGGTCCCTCTGAGCGTGGGATGATGTATACTGGATGGAGGAATCTTAATGGAAACACCTATTATTTCCAGATGGGAGGAAATGAAGGTGAGAAAGGAAGGATGTATACCGGGTGGCGGACCATGAACAACAGGGTCTATTACTTCCAGAAGGGAAACGCGGATGGAAATATGGGCAAACTGTATACCGGCTGGCGGCTGATGAATGGAAAAAAATACTATTTCCAGATCGGCGGAGGCCCCTCTGAGCGTGGGATGATGTATACTGGATGGAGGACACTCGGCGAGAATACCTACTATTTCCAGATGGGAGGAAATGCGGGAGAGAAAGGTCAGATGTATAGCGGCTGGAGACACATTGCGGGGCAGGAATATCTGTTTAACGCAGAGGGTGTTCTGCAGAGCCGGAAGATGACAGATGCAGAATTTGTCGCATATATCGGTCCGATCGCGCATAAAGATATGCAAAAGACGGGCATTTTGGCCTCTGTAACAACGGCACAGGCGATACTGGAGAGCGGTTATGGATCTACGGAGCTTGCCATGCAGGCAAACAATCTGTTCGGGATGAAAGCCTCTTTGTCTGGTAATACATGGAGTTCGGACTGGAAGGGGACGACATATAATAAAAAGACGATCGAGTATGATAAGGATGGCAACATATATACCGAGGTTGCCATATTTCGGAAATATGGGACTCATGCAGCGAGCGTGAAAGATCATTCTGATTATCTGGCTGGTGCGAAGAATGGAAGCCGGCTCCGCTATCAGGGGGTCGTCGGCAATAAAAATTATAAAAAAACTATAGAATTAATAAAAAAAGGCGGTTATGCGACGGATCCAAAATATGTAGACAAGCTGTGTGATATCATAGAAAGGTGGAATCTGACGCAGTACGACTGA
- the spoIVA gene encoding stage IV sporulation protein A: MDTFSVYKDIQARTGGQFLVGVVGPVRTGKSTFIRRFMEVLALPGTEEGKQSEIKDTLPVSGSGKLITTVEPKFVPKEAIDVTLGEDVHVKLRLIDCVGYLVSDAVGNMEEGKERMVKTPWYDYEIPFHQAAEMGTQKVIRDHSTIGLLVTCDGSFGEIPRENFVQSEERTVAELKACKKPFLIILNSQMPYKEETKQMVAAMQEKYQTSVVAVNCEQLKKDDIIRILEKILYEFPIRQMEFYIPKWVELLPVTHHLKADLLEHIRSIMKNFRYIRDIYQNAVTIDSEYVSGLEMANVDLATGIIRLRVDIDEKYYYQIISEMTGVEIEGEYQLIHILKEMSQMKKEYMKVQHAIESVRGCGYGVVIPEKDEIELEEPAIIRQGSKFGVKIKSASPSIHMIKANIETEIAPIVGSEQQAKDLIAYIKDSANQEEGIWQTNIFGKSIEQLVEDGIRTKIAQISDESQVKLQDTMQKIVNDSKGGLVCIII; encoded by the coding sequence ATGGACACATTTTCTGTTTACAAAGATATACAAGCCCGTACTGGCGGACAGTTTTTAGTTGGCGTTGTAGGGCCGGTGCGCACAGGAAAATCAACATTCATCCGTCGCTTTATGGAGGTGCTCGCACTTCCGGGAACGGAAGAAGGAAAACAGTCAGAGATTAAAGATACACTACCGGTAAGCGGTTCCGGAAAACTGATCACGACAGTGGAACCGAAGTTTGTACCTAAAGAAGCGATTGACGTGACACTCGGAGAGGATGTCCATGTGAAGCTGCGTCTGATCGACTGTGTCGGATACCTCGTATCAGATGCGGTTGGAAACATGGAAGAGGGAAAAGAACGCATGGTGAAGACACCATGGTACGATTATGAGATACCGTTCCATCAGGCGGCGGAGATGGGGACTCAGAAAGTAATCCGTGATCATTCCACGATCGGACTGCTTGTGACGTGTGACGGTTCTTTCGGAGAGATTCCGAGGGAGAATTTTGTGCAGAGTGAGGAACGCACGGTGGCGGAACTCAAGGCATGTAAAAAACCATTTCTTATCATTTTAAATTCACAGATGCCATACAAAGAAGAAACGAAACAGATGGTAGCTGCAATGCAGGAGAAGTATCAGACTTCCGTAGTGGCAGTGAACTGTGAGCAGCTCAAAAAAGATGATATTATCCGGATACTGGAAAAAATCCTGTATGAATTTCCAATCCGTCAGATGGAGTTTTACATACCGAAGTGGGTAGAACTGCTTCCTGTCACACATCATCTGAAGGCTGATCTTCTGGAACACATCCGGAGTATCATGAAAAATTTCCGGTATATCCGGGACATCTATCAGAATGCAGTCACAATCGACAGTGAGTATGTGAGCGGTCTGGAAATGGCGAACGTTGACCTGGCAACGGGGATCATCAGGCTTCGTGTGGATATTGATGAAAAATACTATTATCAGATCATCAGCGAGATGACAGGTGTGGAGATTGAGGGTGAATATCAGCTGATCCACATTCTGAAAGAAATGTCACAGATGAAAAAGGAATATATGAAAGTACAGCACGCGATCGAATCCGTCCGCGGCTGCGGCTACGGTGTTGTGATTCCGGAAAAAGACGAGATTGAGCTGGAAGAACCGGCGATTATTCGTCAGGGCAGTAAGTTCGGAGTCAAGATCAAGTCAGCAAGCCCGTCTATTCATATGATCAAGGCGAATATCGAGACAGAGATCGCTCCGATCGTGGGAAGCGAGCAGCAGGCGAAAGACCTGATCGCTTATATCAAAGACAGTGCCAATCAGGAGGAAGGAATCTGGCAGACAAACATTTTTGGAAAATCGATCGAACAGCTGGTGGAGGATGGAATCCGGACGAAAATTGCACAGATCAGCGATGAAAGCCAGGTGAAGCTTCAGGATACCATGCAGAAAATTGTGAACGACAGCAAAGGCGGTCTGGTCTGCATTATTATCTGA
- a CDS encoding molybdopterin-guanine dinucleotide biosynthesis protein MobB translates to MKICSIVGIRKSGKTTVVTELTKELKKRGYRVGTVKTVFCPNFSLDEEGSNTDRHKKAGADIIGVRGKREMSLIYPYGMDDNVFFPMFDVDILLAEGDYEAGVPRIVCAHRREDAEERMNPYTFLISGRIGESEERFGEIPAVNILREANKAADLIEELPDVQFPVQILKTPDAVSTFCQCGCHKTEAKCRTKNQETKKRMTVNATKLQSEGKMHIFLTGEKQVGKSTILNRVFEKMAVRPTGYQTFPLFINSQRKGNYLHGLNGIPPYENDSPISIRVEERKSVPLTETFETLGVKILEEALESDAWMLADEVGKLERDANEFQKAFFRCLDEKPVVLGVLQKTDMPFVKAIIEREDVSVLEVTVENREAVFRKILNILQSKD, encoded by the coding sequence GTGAAAATATGCAGCATCGTAGGTATCCGCAAGTCCGGCAAAACGACAGTGGTTACTGAACTGACTAAAGAACTGAAAAAACGCGGATATCGGGTGGGAACGGTAAAAACAGTGTTTTGTCCGAATTTCAGTCTGGATGAGGAGGGCAGCAATACCGATCGTCACAAAAAAGCAGGAGCTGATATCATCGGAGTCAGGGGGAAACGTGAGATGAGCCTGATCTATCCGTATGGTATGGATGATAATGTTTTTTTTCCGATGTTTGATGTGGATATTTTACTGGCAGAAGGCGATTACGAGGCCGGGGTCCCACGGATCGTCTGTGCGCACCGCAGAGAAGACGCCGAAGAACGCATGAATCCTTACACCTTTTTGATCAGCGGCCGTATCGGGGAGAGCGAGGAGCGGTTCGGAGAAATTCCGGCGGTAAATATACTGAGGGAAGCAAACAAAGCTGCAGACCTGATCGAGGAGCTTCCTGATGTACAGTTTCCTGTCCAGATCCTCAAGACACCGGATGCGGTATCGACGTTTTGTCAATGCGGTTGTCACAAGACGGAAGCAAAGTGCAGAACGAAAAATCAGGAAACAAAGAAACGAATGACTGTCAATGCAACAAAGTTACAGTCTGAGGGAAAAATGCATATTTTCCTGACGGGTGAGAAGCAGGTTGGAAAGTCTACGATCTTAAACCGCGTGTTCGAGAAGATGGCTGTAAGGCCTACCGGATATCAGACGTTCCCGCTTTTCATTAACAGTCAGCGGAAAGGCAATTATCTTCATGGTCTGAATGGAATCCCGCCTTACGAAAATGACAGCCCGATATCCATACGTGTGGAAGAACGAAAAAGCGTTCCGCTGACGGAAACGTTTGAAACACTGGGAGTAAAAATACTGGAAGAGGCTTTGGAGTCGGATGCATGGATGCTGGCGGATGAGGTCGGGAAACTGGAACGGGACGCGAACGAGTTTCAGAAAGCGTTCTTCCGGTGTCTTGATGAGAAACCGGTTGTGCTGGGGGTGTTGCAGAAGACAGATATGCCGTTTGTAAAAGCAATTATAGAGCGGGAGGATGTATCGGTGCTGGAGGTGACGGTGGAGAACCGGGAAGCCGTTTTCAGGAAAATCTTGAATATACTACAATCAAAGGATTGA
- a CDS encoding alkaline phosphatase family protein — MKMLNDFFAKMKECLIQGPLLVWYLDGFGYRMYEYARDAGCIPYITGTFSVSPVSSVSPSLTNPALATILTGMLPQEHGVTDRSVRKLTYPTIFDVASVSAAWLEGDSVLLKTSFRPKLHTDCDGEGCDAGICRSVQYEIAAKTEFIFAHLHQIDDCGHTCGPYDGRTLHQLQETDSRMARISKDFSGNMLIISDHGMHAGAGGGEHGTDCEEDMLAVWGEYHWR, encoded by the coding sequence ATGAAAATGTTGAATGATTTTTTTGCGAAAATGAAAGAATGCCTGATTCAGGGACCTCTGCTTGTCTGGTATCTGGATGGCTTTGGGTATCGGATGTATGAGTATGCCAGAGATGCCGGTTGTATACCGTATATTACCGGTACATTTTCTGTCAGTCCGGTATCCAGTGTCAGTCCGTCGCTTACAAACCCGGCACTGGCAACGATACTGACCGGTATGTTGCCGCAGGAGCACGGTGTTACTGACCGCAGTGTAAGGAAGCTCACGTATCCGACGATCTTTGATGTTGCTTCTGTATCGGCTGCATGGTTGGAGGGGGACAGCGTGCTCCTGAAAACTTCGTTTCGCCCAAAACTCCATACAGACTGTGATGGAGAGGGCTGTGATGCAGGGATCTGCAGGTCTGTACAGTACGAGATTGCCGCCAAAACAGAATTTATCTTTGCTCATTTGCACCAGATCGATGACTGCGGGCACACCTGCGGTCCGTATGACGGGCGGACCTTACATCAGTTACAGGAGACGGACAGCAGGATGGCCCGGATCAGCAAAGACTTTTCGGGAAATATGCTGATCATCAGTGATCACGGCATGCACGCAGGAGCCGGCGGCGGGGAACACGGAACGGACTGTGAGGAGGATATGCTGGCAGTATGGGGGGAATACCATTGGAGATAG
- a CDS encoding molybdenum cofactor guanylyltransferase, translated as MQIPVSAGILAGGKSTRMGENKAYLEIKDESFLYHTIRICSCCDDIWISVDDPAKYPALPYPMATDEIQGYGPVEGIYQLLGHVKHPYCLILATDMPLLAGELLEALVNRLTGDEECLILRADGRLHPLCGIYRKTVLPVLEQMREQKVHKIRSLFDRVKTTYIDLEEMGFSVDMVENVNTQQEYETLKERNKVSQ; from the coding sequence ATGCAGATACCAGTCAGCGCCGGCATTCTGGCGGGAGGAAAGAGTACCCGTATGGGGGAAAACAAAGCGTACCTTGAAATCAAAGATGAGTCGTTTCTGTATCACACGATCCGCATCTGCAGCTGCTGTGATGACATCTGGATATCCGTAGATGATCCGGCAAAATATCCGGCTTTGCCATATCCGATGGCGACGGATGAAATACAGGGGTATGGGCCAGTGGAAGGTATCTATCAGCTGCTTGGCCATGTCAAACACCCGTACTGCCTGATTCTGGCAACAGATATGCCGCTGCTTGCGGGCGAGCTTCTGGAAGCTCTTGTGAATCGCCTGACCGGCGATGAGGAATGCCTGATTCTGCGTGCGGACGGGAGACTTCATCCGCTGTGCGGGATTTACAGAAAAACCGTGCTACCCGTACTTGAGCAGATGCGTGAGCAGAAGGTTCACAAAATCCGGTCGTTATTTGACCGGGTAAAGACCACATATATCGATTTGGAAGAGATGGGATTTTCAGTGGACATGGTGGAAAATGTAAATACACAGCAGGAATACGAGACCCTGAAAGAGCGAAATAAGGTGAGCCAATGA
- the glp gene encoding gephyrin-like molybdotransferase Glp, with the protein MSTYPEKVTLEEGIGLLLPWGNPVETEWVPVDKTDGRVLALDVISKENIPPFRRSPYDGYALRAADTVSASRETPVQLAVTEEVPAGSTAARAIRDGEAVKILTGAPVPEGADAIVKFEDTSFTADTVKIFAPSKEGSNIVPVGEDVKEGELVLEKGRLISPALVGLLAGLGYENVKVHRKVTAALLSTGDELIAIGEKLSPGKIRNSSIYAIHAYLEQWNVNTRVLGIEKDNAQRIADRMLEGLADSDMLITTGGVSVGDYDMVKEALTRIGANILFWKVKMKPGMAFIAAVYQGKPILALSGNPSAAAVSLFMLGRPLIRKMSGMKEYQTKELKVKMADAFPKKSPSRRMIPGTLEILDGEAWIVFAKKQGNGMLNPMRDCEILGEIEAGSPPLPKGSIIKAYRFFDR; encoded by the coding sequence ATGAGTACGTATCCTGAAAAGGTGACATTGGAAGAAGGGATCGGGCTTTTGCTTCCCTGGGGAAATCCGGTCGAAACTGAATGGGTTCCGGTGGATAAGACGGACGGACGGGTGCTGGCCCTGGATGTGATTTCAAAGGAGAATATCCCGCCGTTTAGGCGTTCACCCTATGATGGATATGCACTGCGAGCGGCAGATACCGTGAGCGCTTCCAGAGAAACTCCGGTCCAGCTGGCGGTGACTGAAGAGGTGCCGGCGGGCAGCACTGCTGCAAGAGCGATCAGGGATGGAGAGGCGGTCAAAATTCTGACCGGCGCTCCGGTACCCGAGGGTGCTGATGCGATCGTTAAATTTGAAGATACATCATTTACCGCTGATACGGTTAAGATATTCGCCCCGTCCAAAGAGGGCAGCAATATCGTTCCGGTTGGTGAAGATGTAAAAGAGGGTGAACTGGTGCTGGAGAAGGGACGGCTGATATCGCCTGCCCTTGTCGGCCTGCTTGCGGGACTCGGATATGAGAACGTAAAGGTGCACCGGAAGGTCACAGCGGCACTGCTGAGCACCGGTGATGAGCTGATTGCCATCGGAGAGAAACTTTCGCCGGGAAAAATTCGCAACAGCAGTATCTATGCGATACATGCCTATCTGGAACAGTGGAATGTGAATACACGGGTTCTGGGTATCGAGAAGGACAACGCACAGCGCATTGCGGACCGGATGCTGGAAGGTCTGGCGGATAGTGATATGCTGATAACCACCGGTGGGGTGTCTGTCGGAGACTATGATATGGTCAAAGAAGCGCTCACGCGGATCGGAGCGAATATTTTATTCTGGAAAGTGAAAATGAAGCCTGGAATGGCATTTATTGCCGCGGTGTATCAGGGCAAGCCCATACTGGCACTTTCCGGCAATCCGTCGGCAGCAGCCGTTTCACTCTTTATGCTGGGAAGACCTCTGATACGTAAAATGTCAGGGATGAAAGAGTATCAGACGAAAGAGCTGAAGGTGAAGATGGCCGATGCATTCCCGAAAAAAAGCCCGTCCCGCAGGATGATACCGGGAACGCTGGAAATTCTCGATGGTGAGGCGTGGATTGTGTTTGCCAAAAAGCAGGGGAACGGGATGCTCAATCCGATGCGTGACTGTGAGATCCTCGGAGAGATTGAAGCCGGAAGCCCTCCGCTTCCGAAAGGAAGTATCATCAAAGCGTATCGTTTTTTCGACCGCTGA